A portion of the Avibacterium sp. 20-132 genome contains these proteins:
- the exbB gene encoding TonB-system energizer ExbB — translation MPQLFAFLQHYIDYIILGLLGLMSFMMVWFVIERFIFLSRVNVSHYTNIHELDIDLNRNLTIISTIGSNAPYVGLLGTVIGILLTFYELGNSGGDIDAAAIMLNLSLALKATAVGILVAIPSMVFYNGLQRKVEVNRLKWKALNGQKNLGA, via the coding sequence ATGCCACAATTATTCGCATTTTTACAACATTATATTGATTACATTATTTTAGGGTTACTCGGCTTAATGAGCTTTATGATGGTATGGTTCGTCATTGAACGTTTTATCTTTTTGAGCCGTGTGAATGTTTCACACTACACCAATATTCACGAATTAGACATCGATCTCAACCGTAATCTCACTATTATTTCCACTATTGGATCGAATGCCCCTTATGTCGGCTTGCTTGGCACAGTTATCGGTATTCTATTAACCTTCTATGAATTGGGAAATTCAGGGGGAGATATTGATGCAGCCGCCATTATGCTTAATCTTTCTCTTGCGCTCAAAGCCACTGCCGTAGGGATTTTAGTTGCCATTCCATCAATGGTGTTTTACAACGGTTTACAACGCAAAGTAGAAGTGAATCGCTTGAAATGGAAAGCCTTAAACGGACAAAAAAATCTAGGGGCATAA